The window GAAACATTCTGAGTATACCCAAAATTATTCTGAAAGTCTTACTGCACGGTGTGCAGatatttctgatttattattGTACAACACATGACATATTATTGACttgaaatattttagcaaaatgtaaaatcatatcctgaattctgttttttttttaaatacttattttttatgggAAGTGTACAGCATCATGAAATGActaatacatgtatacaacaGTGAAAAACTGGAGTAACTTTCTCAATGAATGAAATATGTTCTCAAATAGTGtcagtatattttttaatgttctttcttttataatttgaGAGATTATAAAAGTCtaagatttattttcaaaatggataTGGGTTATGTTTATTCAGATATTTGTTTGTGAATATTAGAAACTTTTACCTATGTTATAAAAGTTAtgattttcatggaaattcattatgtgaatatatgaaatcacagaaaatttattatttaaagatgtGTATAATCTAAAATACACTGTTAACATTCACTTTATCCCTGCTTACTATACAATCTCAAGAAGTTACAATTgagtgtgcatatatatatgtatatatatactagtATGTATATATCttacaaatagataaaattagGTATGAAACTTTTGTCTTCAAAAGAACCAACTGCAAGAActgtttagcattttttttctttacatgacAGCATGCATCTGCCTTTATTATTCTAGTAAATCATTTTCCAGTGGTTCTATTGGTGTTTTGAATGTATTGTGATGTATTAAGAAATCACATCTAAGCTTTCATGATATAAATGAAATGCAATAAGTTCAAAACAACAGAACAACAAACAATGAAAGAAGCACGGAGAATTTTAGAGAAGCTCATGGATGATGTACAAAAAAACACAATAAGAACATACATTATAACATGACATAATACACTCCAAATAGAAATATAGCAATAGCACAAATCAAGGTCTGATCTCTGGTTACACAAACTCAGAACACTGAAAATAGAGGACCAAAAAACATACTTCATCATAGGACAAGCATACCATgccaaaataatattaagaaatagACTGAGGGGGCAGGTGTAGGatagatagtggactgagacagacattattatcctaagTACACATAcaattacatgaatagtatgaaactacattgtgtaaaccatagaaataaaacgttgtaccccatttgtgtacaatgaatcaaaatgcagtctgtaaaaataaaaataaatacaattaaaaattaaaaaaaactgaaacattataaaaaaataatttcttgcatttAGTGGGTTAAGGAATAGTGACTCTCCATGAAACCaaacaggaagaaaggaattcagaTCAGACAGTAAggataataaattaatgaataagcCGTGGACGTGTCTTTGGTTGAATCTGAGACATCAATCTTAACTGGTGCATTCACTTGCTTATATGTACATACTAAGACAAAATGAGATGCTGCACTGAAGCTCTGAGCCACTGCAGAGCTGATGATGTTGAGATAATAGACTCTTTTGAGCTCTTATAAGGTCAGGGTACtgatgagagaaaagaaggaacctAAGATCCCCACATGGAAAAGCAACAGGTTAGGATATTCAAATGACTGTTTTCTTCAAATGATCAGATTACACTAAGCCTGTTACCACAGTCAAGATAGAGTTTAACACAAGCCACAAGAACATAAAGACAAAAATGGAATGAGGGTGCTCatgtaaaaacataaatacatgcaCAAACACAAACATGGACAGTGGAAAGTTTATTGCAATGCTTAGGAAGATAACAAAAACATTGGAAATTTGCTTCCGCACACAGTAGTCATTCTCCAATAGAGCATGGGACTCTGCTCCCCACATGAATAGTCTAAGCAGCctaaaatttaatcatttattatgtatataattcATATCTCACACTGAAGGGTAGAAATTATTTTGCCTCTCATTTTGATTACATGTgcattaaagcatttaaaaatttgactAGTACAAAAAGGCCAGTATCTGATCATATATAGAGAGTCAATTTTTTTGCTTGTTATACATCCTGGAAGAAAAGAGACCACGTTGATGTCAAAATCTGATTTAAATGACTCATATTTTATATACCGTTATAAGTAAAGATATTGTGTACTTTTTTCCATGTGCTTAGTAGGGCATACTTTACATCTTTGTTCCTCAAGCTGTAGATCAAGGGATTCAACATGGGAATGACCAGGGTGTAAAATATGGAAGCCACTTTATCAGTGTCTAAGGAATGACTGGACTTGGGCTGTACGTACATAAATATCAAAGTCCCATAGAACACAGTGACCACAGTCAGGTGGGATCCACAGGTGGAGAAAGCTTTGTGCCTGCCCTCAGTAGACTTCATCCTGAGAATGGCTATGAGGATGAGCAGGTAGGACACAAGGACGATcagaagagaggaaagcaaaCTGAAAGCTGCTAAGATCAGAATTATCACTTCAATTTCATGTGTGTTTGAGCAGAGCAAAGATAACAAGGAGAGGCTGTCACAGTAGAAATGACTGATAACATTGTATCCACAGAAGGGCAAAGTAAAAATCTTTATCGTGATTAGAAGTGACACAAATGTACCATAGAGATAGGAGATTGCCACCAAGAACTGACACACCCTCTGTGACATGATGACAGTGTAGAGGAGAgggttacagatggccacatagcggtcgtAGGCCATCACTGACAACATATAAAGTTCAGAAGTAATGAACACACAAAAGAAAGCTAGCTGAGTAGCACAAAAATAATAGGAGATCACGTTTTGATCCACCACAAAATTGGCCAACATTTTGGGACCCACAGCTGTAGAATAACCAAGGTCACTGAGAGTCAGGTGTCTCAGGAAAAAGTACATAGGTGTTTGCAGGCTGTGGTCCACCATGGTGAGGATAAGCATGCCCAAGTTTCCCACCAGTGTGCTCATGTAGATGATGAGGAAGAGCCCAAACAGTGGAGCCTGCAGCTCAGGGCGTGATGTGATGCCTCTCAGAATGAACTCATGCACAGCTGTGAGGTTGTGTTTCTTCATCTAGTGTTTTAGGAAAGTCCTTTCTAGAAAGACACAATAGTTAAATCAAtagatttcaattattttcatcatgggaacatttattatttaaaatgtaaataatgcgTATGTAAACATTCAAATTTataatattcaaaaaaataatatgcattattgcaaggaaaatatatagaaatagagAGAGGTAGTGACAGGACAGTTTTTCTCAACTGGTGTGTTTTCACTTACCAAAGAACATTTTTGAACATTCTCTAAGTACCTTGATTGGCACAATTGGGAAGTGTACTGCTACTGGCATCTAAGGGTTCCAGTACTGGTAAGCTGCTAAACTTCCTTACAGCTAATACCCATTCAAATGTATTAGCCATATTAATAAAAGTGTTCCAAGGTTGATAAACACTGATAAGAGTAATAAGAAGATATAAGGATAGTGATGATGATATGggcatagaaataaaaactaagaagagTTAAACATTTCTTCAACTTTTGGTGTTTGATAactaattattttactattatgttTATTTGTCACTTATATAATCACAATAACATGCTGATATCTACTAACTACACTTAATAAAATGACATTGTGACATATCAATTGcatcataaatatttctatttattaatttccaaaatCATTATAGCTCAATCACTCAATTAATAGTCCTATTAAATCTACCTACTTATAGGTGATAAAGCTGAAATTCTGAACACTGTAGATAGGTATATGAATGGAAAACTACAACAGATCACATTAGAAATTATCTGTAGAATCAGAAGAAATGCCTCTTAATGTGTATCTATGTGATATACTCATTTAGTGGATGTTGAGACTACTTTaggcaaataattttaaaaaactattatcaTATACAGAACCAAAATGTTCTTCAAGTTTTATTGAGATGAATTATGATTTAGTGATTCCATGTCTCCATACttcctgaaaatatttctataatatcATGTACAAAGCAACTGTAATCATCATACTCTGGTGAGACAGGCATAACAGTTTATATTAGTGCAATTCACAGTAGCCTAGTTATGGAACcatccaaatgcccatcaacagatgatgCTTACAGAAACATGGTTTATGTGCACAGTGGTGTTCTGTTTAGTTACAAAGAGAATGAAGTTTTATAACTTGCTGGTaaacagaaagaactggagaatatcatgttaagggaaataagccagactcagaacatcaaaggtcaaatgtttttttctcttctacagtaGTTAGAAATCAGGAAATATAAAAGGTTGAGGGGGAATCCTTTGAAAAAGGGAGAttagtggagcagaggaaggggatctaatgagagggaggaaggatgggaaaagaggaaatgtggaatgaaattgaccaagttATTCTATGCACATACATGCGTACACCACAGTGAATTAAACTTTATGCGTAtctaaagcaccaatttaaaaaaatatgaggaagagcagtagagtagaagaggggcatgggagaggaaaaagaggagggaaagaaaatactGAGGAATAAAAGGAAGCACATTATTATCCTTGcagtataattatatcaaaattaatcccacactgttatgtataactataatgcactataaaaatataaaatgaaaaatgaaaagaacatgagAACATGTAcacatgtaattttgtttttacttctttatatatatatatatatacaaacatatatatttatgtgtgtgtgtgtgtgtgtgtgtgtgtgctgataGCAACTTACCTGAAAGAGGTTTGTGTTACATATGCAGATGAGCACATTTGTGGACTTCGTCTCTTTGTCAGGGCTAAAGGGATGAATAGGTGAGGAACAGGTCAAGTAGAATGGATACCAACCACCATTCACTCCTCCTCCTCAAATATACTCAAGGACTGAAACTGCACactgtgctgtggtttggatttcCAGCCTTCTATCTTTCATAAGTACTTCAATGACATTTTACTATAAGTTACCTTGATATAAATGAACTTAGAATATTAAATTTCCTCATGCTGCATTGCCATTATAATTGAGATAGGCTTATTTCTATGTAACAAAGCTAATGTATGCTATGTGGGAGAAATTGGGGGAGTATAGAAGGAAATATGAGTGAACTGGGAGAAAAAAAGTTCAGTGGCATTGGCTTTACAGAATGAAGATTCATTAAATTTGGGGGGATAAATTGATAGGATAAATAAACtgaaacatttaaaactaaatgtAAAGTTCTACATTGTATAAAACAACTACCTGACACAATGCCATAGAGACAAGATAAAATACAGTGAAGCTGATATATACAGATTCCTACTTGTGATTCGAAATCTTTTTGTGTACTATGATCATTAGACATCTTCCTAATATGATATAACCAgtaatgcagaaaaaatgtgCATAGTAAAGGAAATGTATCAGAATATGTCTAATAGC of the Sciurus carolinensis chromosome 11, mSciCar1.2, whole genome shotgun sequence genome contains:
- the LOC124959161 gene encoding olfactory receptor 8K3-like yields the protein MKKHNLTAVHEFILRGITSRPELQAPLFGLFLIIYMSTLVGNLGMLILTMVDHSLQTPMYFFLRHLTLSDLGYSTAVGPKMLANFVVDQNVISYYFCATQLAFFCVFITSELYMLSVMAYDRYVAICNPLLYTVIMSQRVCQFLVAISYLYGTFVSLLITIKIFTLPFCGYNVISHFYCDSLSLLSLLCSNTHEIEVIILILAAFSLLSSLLIVLVSYLLILIAILRMKSTEGRHKAFSTCGSHLTVVTVFYGTLIFMYVQPKSSHSLDTDKVASIFYTLVIPMLNPLIYSLRNKDVKYALLSTWKKVHNIFTYNGI